Proteins encoded together in one Cyanobium sp. ATX 6F1 window:
- the speB gene encoding agmatinase, which yields MSELFDQGLFDTDGAIYMASRRDPAGCRVGLFGVPYDGTTSFRPGTRFGPAAIREVSSGLETYDPQLDLDLEEAAIADLGALDIPYGAPEPVVEAVGRATRAVMGLGLKPLMLGGEHSISSGAVAAVAERHPELVLVQLDAHADLREQWLGARHSHACAMRRCLEVLPSGDLLQIAIRSGTREEFGELRRSGRLIGLDGLVAALTPLRGRPLYLTVDLDWFDPAVLPGTGTPEPGGFFWHHFAALVDELRHHQLVAADVVELAPQLDPSGVSAVLAAKVVRSLLLLLDQ from the coding sequence ATGAGTGAGCTATTTGATCAAGGGCTGTTTGACACAGATGGCGCCATCTACATGGCCAGCCGCCGGGACCCCGCCGGCTGCCGCGTCGGCCTGTTCGGAGTGCCCTACGACGGCACCACCTCCTTCCGCCCCGGCACGCGCTTCGGGCCGGCGGCGATCCGTGAGGTGAGCAGCGGCCTGGAGACCTACGACCCCCAGCTCGACCTCGACCTGGAGGAGGCCGCCATCGCCGATCTGGGCGCCCTTGACATCCCCTACGGAGCCCCCGAACCCGTGGTGGAGGCCGTGGGCCGCGCCACCCGGGCGGTGATGGGCCTTGGCCTCAAGCCCCTGATGCTGGGCGGAGAGCATTCGATCAGCAGCGGCGCCGTGGCGGCGGTGGCCGAACGGCACCCGGAGCTGGTGCTGGTGCAGCTCGATGCCCACGCCGACCTGCGCGAGCAGTGGCTGGGGGCCCGCCACAGCCACGCCTGCGCCATGCGCCGCTGCCTGGAGGTACTGCCCAGCGGCGACCTGCTGCAGATCGCGATCCGCAGTGGCACCCGCGAGGAGTTCGGCGAACTGCGCCGCAGCGGCCGCCTGATCGGCCTCGATGGCCTGGTGGCTGCCCTCACCCCCCTGCGCGGGCGGCCCTTGTACCTGACGGTGGATCTGGACTGGTTCGATCCGGCGGTGCTGCCGGGCACGGGCACCCCCGAACCCGGTGGCTTCTTTTGGCACCACTTCGCGGCCCTGGTGGACGAACTCCGCCATCACCAGCTGGTGGCCGCCGATGTGGTGGAGCTGGCACCCCAGCTCGATCCCAGCGGTGTCAGCGCGGTGCTGGCCGCCAAGGTGGTGCGAAGCCTGTTGCTGTTGCTGGATCAGTAG
- the speE gene encoding polyamine aminopropyltransferase gives MDSNDGWVDEIHAGCRYGMKATVLVDTHSPFQRVTVIDSEPYGKALLLDGCWMTAERQERQYHESLVHPALTSAASIEHVLVIGGGDGGTAREVLRHRGVRQLDMVEIDGLVVELCREHLPSLGATAWDDPRFQLTIGDGLAWVAAAPDASYDVVIVDGSDPAGPAEGLFNEAFFQNCRRLLRPGGVFATQSESPEAFRAVHIDTVRLLRQVFGHADPLYGWVPMYPSGWWSWIFAAVDGPRYLTPQRERAEAVAAGCEIWSPRWQGGAFAAVPAAIERELKR, from the coding sequence ATGGACTCCAACGACGGCTGGGTGGATGAGATCCACGCCGGCTGCCGCTACGGCATGAAGGCCACGGTGCTGGTGGACACCCACAGCCCCTTCCAGCGGGTGACCGTGATCGACAGCGAGCCCTATGGCAAGGCGCTGCTGCTCGATGGCTGCTGGATGACCGCCGAGCGCCAGGAGCGCCAGTACCACGAATCGCTGGTGCACCCGGCCCTCACCTCGGCGGCCTCGATCGAGCACGTGCTGGTGATCGGCGGCGGCGATGGGGGCACCGCCCGCGAGGTGCTGCGCCACCGGGGCGTGCGCCAGCTGGACATGGTGGAGATCGATGGGCTGGTGGTGGAGCTCTGCCGCGAGCACCTGCCCAGCCTGGGGGCCACGGCCTGGGATGACCCCCGCTTCCAGCTCACGATCGGCGATGGCCTCGCCTGGGTGGCCGCGGCCCCAGACGCCAGCTACGACGTGGTGATCGTCGATGGCTCCGACCCCGCCGGCCCCGCCGAAGGCCTGTTCAACGAAGCCTTCTTCCAGAACTGCCGGCGCCTGCTCAGACCCGGGGGCGTGTTCGCCACCCAGAGCGAATCCCCCGAGGCCTTCCGCGCCGTGCACATCGACACCGTGCGCCTGCTGCGGCAGGTGTTCGGCCACGCCGATCCGCTCTACGGCTGGGTGCCCATGTACCCCAGCGGCTGGTGGAGCTGGATCTTCGCCGCCGTGGATGGCCCCCGCTACCTCACGCCCCAACGGGAACGGGCCGAAGCGGTGGCGGCGGGCTGCGAGATCTGGAGCCCCCGCTGGCAGGGCGGCGCCTTCGCGGCGGTGCCGGCGGCGATCGAGCGGGAGCTCAAACGATGA
- a CDS encoding CTP synthase, which produces MASPAAARSHAAKFVFVTGGVVSSIGKGIVAASLGRLLKSRGYSVSILKLDPYLNVDPGTMSPYQHGEVFVTQDGAETDLDLGHYERFTDTAMSRLNSVTTGSIYQAVINKERRGDYNGGTVQVIPHITGEIRERIHRVAANSGADVVITEIGGTVGDIESLPFLEAIREFRGDVGRHDIAYVHVTLLPFIGTSGELKTKPTQHSVKELRSIGIQPDVLVCRSDRAITSELKAKIGGFCGVSTDAVIQALDADSIYAVPLAMEREGLCRQVLDVLGLEDHESDMARWAELVRKLRNPGPEVKVALVGKYVQLNDAYLSVVEALRHACLERDASLNLHWICAEQIETQGADTLLRGMDAVVVPGGFGHRGVDGKVAAIRWAREQRVPFLGLCLGMQCAVIEWARNQAGLEGATSAELDPESPHPVIHLLPEQQDVVDRGGTMRLGVYPCRLVPGTLGQSLYGEQVVYERHRHRYEFNNAYRSLFLESGYEISGTSPDGRLVELIELKNHPFFTACQYHPEFLSRPGRPHPLFRGLIEAAQQRLPSSPEEAFSRSGTALSG; this is translated from the coding sequence ATGGCCAGCCCCGCCGCCGCCCGCAGCCACGCCGCCAAGTTCGTCTTCGTGACCGGCGGGGTGGTCTCCAGCATCGGCAAGGGCATCGTGGCCGCCAGCCTGGGCCGGTTGCTGAAATCCCGGGGTTACAGCGTCTCGATCCTCAAGCTCGATCCCTACCTGAACGTGGATCCGGGCACCATGAGCCCCTACCAGCACGGCGAGGTGTTCGTCACCCAGGACGGCGCCGAGACCGACCTGGATCTGGGCCACTACGAGCGCTTCACCGACACCGCCATGTCGCGCCTCAACAGCGTGACCACCGGCTCGATCTACCAGGCGGTGATCAACAAGGAGCGCCGCGGCGACTACAACGGCGGCACGGTGCAGGTGATCCCCCACATCACCGGTGAGATCCGCGAGCGCATCCACCGGGTGGCGGCCAACAGCGGCGCCGATGTGGTGATCACCGAGATCGGCGGCACCGTCGGAGACATCGAATCGCTTCCGTTTCTCGAGGCGATCCGGGAATTCCGCGGTGATGTGGGACGCCACGACATCGCCTACGTGCACGTCACCCTGCTGCCGTTCATCGGCACCTCGGGCGAACTCAAGACCAAGCCCACCCAGCACTCGGTCAAGGAGCTGCGCTCGATCGGCATCCAGCCCGATGTGCTGGTCTGCCGCAGCGACCGCGCGATCACCAGCGAGCTCAAGGCCAAGATCGGCGGCTTCTGCGGCGTGTCCACCGACGCCGTGATCCAGGCCCTCGACGCCGACAGCATCTACGCCGTTCCCCTGGCCATGGAGCGCGAGGGCCTCTGCCGCCAGGTGCTGGACGTGCTGGGGCTCGAAGACCACGAGAGCGACATGGCCCGCTGGGCCGAGCTGGTGCGCAAGCTGCGCAACCCCGGCCCGGAGGTGAAGGTGGCCCTGGTGGGCAAATACGTCCAACTCAACGACGCCTACCTTTCGGTGGTCGAAGCCCTGCGCCACGCCTGCCTCGAGCGCGACGCCTCGCTGAACCTGCACTGGATCTGCGCCGAGCAGATCGAAACCCAGGGCGCCGACACCCTGCTTCGGGGCATGGATGCGGTGGTGGTGCCGGGCGGTTTCGGCCACCGCGGCGTCGATGGCAAGGTGGCGGCGATCCGCTGGGCCCGGGAGCAGCGGGTGCCGTTCCTGGGGCTCTGCCTGGGGATGCAGTGCGCCGTGATCGAGTGGGCGCGCAACCAGGCGGGCCTGGAGGGGGCCACCAGCGCCGAGCTCGACCCCGAGAGCCCCCATCCGGTGATCCACCTGCTGCCCGAACAGCAGGACGTGGTGGATCGGGGCGGCACCATGCGCCTGGGGGTCTACCCCTGCCGGCTGGTGCCCGGCACCCTGGGGCAATCCCTCTACGGCGAACAGGTGGTCTACGAGCGCCACCGCCACCGCTACGAGTTCAACAACGCCTACCGCAGCCTGTTTCTGGAATCGGGCTACGAGATCAGCGGCACCTCCCCCGATGGGCGCCTGGTGGAGTTGATCGAACTCAAGAACCACCCCTTCTTCACCGCCTGCCAGTACCACCCGGAATTCCTCTCCCGCCCCGGCCGGCCCCACCCCCTGTTCCGGGGGCTGATCGAGGCCGCCCAGCAACGGCTGCCCTCCTCACCGGAGGAGGCGTTCTCGCGCAGCGGCACGGCGCTCAGCGGCTGA
- the mazG gene encoding nucleoside triphosphate pyrophosphohydrolase, protein MSAAPPPETATTDALAELVAVVDRLRDPEGGCPWDLKQTHSSLIPYVLEEAHEVADAIRHGDDEHLCEELGDLLLQVVLHARLASEEGRFDLAQVARGISAKLIRRHPHVFEPENGSPATWEAIKAAERAARGAAESSLSDRLREQVRGQSALSGAMTISRKAAAAGFEWESIAGVWGKVEEELGELREAVASGDRAHAQSELGDLLFTLVNVARWCDLDPEEGLAGTNRRFLARFARVEEALGGELEGQSIERLEGLWQQAKAAIRAETTSAEASCSGEARP, encoded by the coding sequence ATGAGCGCCGCGCCTCCCCCTGAGACCGCCACCACCGACGCCCTCGCCGAGCTGGTGGCCGTGGTGGACCGGCTGCGCGATCCCGAAGGCGGCTGCCCCTGGGACCTCAAGCAGACCCACAGCTCGCTGATCCCCTACGTGCTCGAGGAGGCCCACGAGGTGGCCGATGCCATCCGCCACGGGGACGACGAGCACCTGTGCGAGGAGCTCGGGGACCTGCTGCTGCAGGTTGTGCTGCACGCCCGCCTCGCCTCAGAGGAGGGCCGTTTTGACCTGGCGCAGGTGGCCCGGGGCATCAGCGCCAAGCTGATCCGGCGTCATCCCCACGTGTTCGAGCCGGAGAACGGCTCCCCCGCCACCTGGGAGGCGATCAAGGCGGCCGAGCGGGCCGCCCGCGGCGCCGCAGAGAGCAGCCTCAGCGATCGGCTGCGCGAGCAGGTCCGCGGCCAGTCGGCCCTGAGCGGGGCGATGACCATCTCGAGAAAGGCCGCCGCGGCCGGCTTCGAGTGGGAATCGATCGCAGGGGTGTGGGGGAAGGTGGAGGAGGAGCTGGGGGAGCTGCGGGAGGCGGTGGCCAGCGGTGATCGGGCCCACGCCCAGAGCGAGCTGGGGGATCTGTTGTTCACCCTGGTGAACGTGGCCCGCTGGTGCGATCTGGATCCCGAGGAGGGCCTCGCCGGCACCAACCGTCGCTTCCTGGCGCGCTTCGCCCGGGTGGAGGAGGCCCTCGGGGGCGAGCTGGAGGGCCAGAGCATCGAGCGGCTCGAAGGCCTGTGGCAGCAGGCCAAGGCCGCGATCCGCGCCGAGACCACCAGCGCGGAGGCGAGCTGCTCCGGGGAAGCCCGCCCCTGA
- a CDS encoding HlyD family secretion protein, with the protein MARPNKPGALVRAAQSAIERRAQSSHEELALQQSRFLARTLTWTLIGCTGLALAWLALAKTEEVVVAPGKLEPIGNVKIVQMPVGGVLDRMLVKDGERVKSGQVLLRLDNEATLDRQRSLIQTIAAKEEQLRLKTVELARYLNLNDTEQGVLGRNRDLEQEILDRLETLQKQGATAELQYLQQRNKVKEVQGELDKTRVDRLRQSAIVEQAIEQLKGELADLGSKLTELRVNIRYQDIRSPVDGVVFDLKPTGPGFVAQGSEPIMKIVPYANLLAKVEIPSNKIGFVRVGKPAEISIDSFPSSDFGVIEGTVKEIGSDALPPDQLKQTYRFPAQIQLSRQTLKLKSGQLLPLQVGMSLTANIKLRKVTYLQLLLSDFKDKTDSLKKI; encoded by the coding sequence ATGGCCCGCCCGAACAAACCCGGCGCCCTCGTACGCGCCGCCCAGAGCGCCATCGAACGGCGGGCGCAGAGCAGCCATGAGGAGCTGGCGCTGCAGCAGTCGCGCTTTCTGGCCCGCACCCTCACCTGGACCCTGATCGGTTGCACCGGCCTGGCGCTGGCCTGGCTGGCCTTGGCCAAGACCGAGGAGGTGGTGGTGGCCCCCGGCAAGTTGGAGCCGATCGGCAACGTCAAGATCGTGCAGATGCCCGTGGGTGGTGTGCTCGACAGGATGCTCGTCAAGGACGGCGAACGCGTGAAGAGTGGCCAGGTGCTGCTGCGCCTCGACAACGAGGCCACCCTCGATCGCCAGCGCAGCCTGATCCAGACCATCGCCGCCAAGGAAGAGCAGCTGCGGCTCAAGACCGTGGAGCTGGCCCGCTACCTCAACCTCAACGACACCGAACAGGGGGTGCTGGGCCGCAACCGCGACCTGGAGCAGGAGATCCTCGATCGCCTCGAAACTCTGCAGAAGCAGGGGGCCACGGCCGAACTCCAGTACCTGCAGCAGCGCAACAAGGTCAAGGAGGTGCAGGGCGAACTCGACAAGACCCGGGTGGATCGCCTGCGCCAGAGCGCAATCGTGGAGCAGGCGATCGAGCAGCTCAAGGGCGAACTGGCGGATCTGGGCAGCAAGCTCACCGAGCTGAGGGTGAACATCCGCTACCAGGACATCCGTTCTCCCGTGGACGGGGTGGTGTTCGACCTCAAGCCCACGGGTCCCGGCTTCGTGGCCCAGGGCAGCGAACCGATCATGAAGATCGTGCCCTACGCCAACCTGCTGGCCAAGGTGGAGATCCCCAGCAACAAGATCGGCTTCGTGCGCGTCGGCAAGCCGGCGGAGATCAGCATCGACTCCTTCCCCTCCTCCGATTTCGGCGTGATCGAGGGAACGGTCAAGGAAATCGGCTCCGATGCCCTGCCCCCCGACCAGCTCAAGCAGACCTACCGCTTCCCGGCCCAGATCCAGCTCTCAAGACAAACCTTGAAGCTCAAGAGCGGCCAGCTGTTGCCGTTGCAGGTGGGCATGTCGCTGACCGCGAACATCAAGCTGCGCAAGGTGACCTACCTGCAGCTGTTGCTCTCCGACTTCAAGGACAAGACCGATTCGCTCAAGAAGATTTAG
- the gcvT gene encoding glycine cleavage system aminomethyltransferase GcvT, producing the protein MADALQRTPLFEAARAAGGRLVPFAGWEMAVQFAGLVQEHQAVRQHCGVFDISHMGVLTLRGDGVKEALQALVPSDLHRIGPSEACYSVLLNEAGGIRDDLIVYDRGRVAGPEGETDELVLVINAACADADTAWIRSQLEPLGFEITDRKGDGVLLALQGPEAARRLEALSGADLSGLPRFGHRELALAGTATGAALGAPVFVGRTGYTGEDGFELLLGREAGLALWQQLLAGGVSPCGLGARDTLRLEAAMHLYGNDMDATTTPLEASLGWLVHLEMPATFIGREALERQTAEGVGRRLVGLKLSGRAIARHGYPVLLGGQEVGEITSGTWSPTLGEAIALAYVPAAAAKVGTELAVEIRGKSEPALVVKRPFYRRA; encoded by the coding sequence ATGGCCGACGCCCTGCAGCGCACGCCCCTGTTCGAGGCCGCCCGCGCCGCCGGCGGCCGCCTGGTGCCCTTCGCCGGCTGGGAGATGGCGGTGCAGTTCGCCGGCCTGGTCCAGGAGCACCAGGCGGTGCGCCAGCACTGCGGCGTCTTCGACATCTCCCACATGGGTGTGCTGACCCTGCGCGGCGACGGCGTCAAGGAGGCCCTCCAGGCCCTGGTGCCCAGCGATCTGCACCGCATCGGCCCCAGCGAGGCCTGCTACAGCGTGCTGCTCAACGAGGCGGGCGGCATCCGCGACGATCTGATCGTCTACGACCGCGGCCGGGTGGCGGGCCCCGAAGGCGAAACCGATGAGCTGGTGCTGGTGATCAACGCCGCCTGCGCCGACGCCGACACCGCCTGGATCCGCAGCCAGCTGGAACCGCTGGGGTTCGAGATCACCGATCGCAAAGGCGACGGGGTGCTGCTGGCCCTGCAGGGGCCCGAGGCGGCCAGACGCCTGGAGGCCCTCAGCGGGGCCGATCTCTCCGGCCTGCCGCGCTTCGGCCACCGGGAGCTGGCCCTGGCGGGCACGGCCACCGGCGCCGCCCTGGGGGCGCCCGTGTTCGTGGGGCGCACGGGCTACACCGGCGAAGACGGCTTCGAGCTGCTGCTGGGGCGTGAGGCGGGCCTGGCCCTGTGGCAGCAGCTGCTGGCAGGCGGTGTGAGCCCCTGCGGCCTGGGCGCCCGCGACACCCTGCGCCTGGAGGCGGCGATGCACCTCTACGGCAACGACATGGACGCCACCACCACCCCGCTCGAGGCCTCCCTGGGCTGGCTGGTGCACCTGGAGATGCCGGCCACCTTCATCGGCCGCGAGGCCCTGGAGCGCCAGACGGCCGAGGGGGTGGGACGCCGGCTGGTGGGCCTCAAGCTCTCGGGCCGCGCCATCGCCCGCCACGGCTACCCGGTGCTCCTGGGCGGCCAGGAGGTGGGGGAGATCACCAGCGGCACCTGGTCGCCAACCCTGGGGGAAGCGATCGCCCTGGCCTACGTGCCGGCCGCGGCCGCCAAGGTGGGCACGGAACTGGCGGTGGAGATCCGCGGCAAGTCCGAACCGGCGCTGGTGGTGAAGCGGCCCTTTTATCGGCGTGCCTAG
- a CDS encoding Dps family protein produces MAHAPSLSAPSIDIGIPEAQRQAIAEGLGRLLADSYVLYGKTHGFHWNVTGPMFNTLHLMFMDQYTELWTALDVIAERIRALGFPAPFGGARFAALASISETEGVPAALEMVRELVKGHEAVARTARGVFATAAEANDQPTADLLTQRLQIHEKTAWMLRSLLEG; encoded by the coding sequence ATGGCCCACGCCCCCAGCCTGTCCGCCCCTTCGATCGACATCGGCATCCCCGAGGCCCAGCGCCAGGCCATCGCCGAGGGGCTGGGCCGGCTGCTGGCGGACAGCTACGTGCTCTACGGCAAGACCCACGGCTTCCACTGGAACGTCACCGGGCCGATGTTCAACACGCTCCACCTGATGTTCATGGACCAGTACACGGAGCTGTGGACCGCCCTGGATGTGATCGCCGAGCGCATCCGCGCCCTGGGCTTTCCCGCCCCCTTCGGCGGCGCCCGCTTCGCGGCCCTGGCCTCGATCAGCGAAACCGAAGGTGTGCCCGCCGCCCTGGAGATGGTGCGCGAGCTGGTGAAGGGCCACGAGGCGGTGGCGCGTACCGCCCGCGGCGTGTTCGCCACCGCGGCTGAGGCCAACGACCAGCCCACGGCCGATCTGCTCACCCAACGGTTGCAGATCCACGAGAAAACCGCCTGGATGCTGCGCAGCCTGCTAGAGGGCTGA
- a CDS encoding cyclic nucleotide-binding domain-containing protein, producing the protein MVTLLASSTPAELLGAQIDSEVLTFPTATHVFTPGESADSIYAVRRGIVELIGDQGDTLCYRPGELFSYQDIVWSEGPYRHTAVARTPVELIRLDRLRFLNLLHNHPTLAVHLIAQQHDRLREQRTSGTCCY; encoded by the coding sequence TTGGTCACGCTGCTGGCAAGTTCGACTCCTGCTGAGCTCCTCGGCGCTCAGATCGACAGTGAGGTCCTCACGTTTCCCACGGCCACCCATGTCTTCACCCCCGGTGAATCGGCCGACTCCATCTATGCCGTGCGCCGTGGAATTGTCGAATTGATTGGTGATCAGGGCGACACGTTGTGTTATCGCCCCGGTGAACTGTTCAGTTATCAGGACATTGTCTGGAGTGAAGGCCCCTATCGCCACACGGCGGTGGCCCGAACGCCCGTTGAGTTGATCAGGCTCGACCGGCTGCGGTTCCTGAACCTGCTGCACAACCACCCCACCCTGGCGGTGCACCTGATCGCCCAGCAGCACGACCGTTTGCGCGAGCAGCGCACCAGCGGCACCTGCTGCTACTGA
- the aspS gene encoding aspartate--tRNA ligase yields the protein MRSHGCGDLRSADAGQSVQLCGWVDRRRDHGGVIFIDLRDRSGTVQITVDPDRGDGAFAAAEQLRSEFVLQIQGTVRQRPADSLNERLATGAVEVLAETITVLNTVKRTLPFAVSVHDDESVREELRLRHRYLDLRRERMNGNLRLRHKTIQTARQYLEAEGFIEVETPVLTRSTPEGARDYLVPSRVNGGEWFALPQSPQLFKQLLMVGGLERYYQVARCFRDEDLRADRQPEFTQLDIELSFTTQEQILALNEGLIAAIWKAVKGIELPRPFPRLTWTEAMERYGTDRPDTRYGLELTNVSDIVATSGFKVFSGAVAAGGAVKCLAIPGGNEALSNVRIKPGGDVFAEATAAGAGGLAFIRVREGGEIDSIGAIKDNLSEAGKAELLRRTGAVPGTLLLFGAGETATVNKALDRVRQFLAKELGLVAEGRANDTWNFLWVVDFPMFEFNAGEHRLEALHHPFCAPNSGDLGNDPAAWAERLPGARAQAYDLVLNGLELGGGSLRIHDSALQRQVLQTIGLPLEEAERQFGFLIEALDMGAPPHGGLAFGLDRIVMLLAGEESIRDTIAFPKTQQARCLLTGAPAGVAPQQLAELHVASTWVDPQ from the coding sequence ATGCGCAGCCACGGATGCGGTGACCTGCGCAGCGCTGACGCCGGCCAGTCGGTCCAGCTCTGCGGCTGGGTCGACCGGCGCCGGGACCACGGCGGGGTGATCTTCATCGACCTGCGCGACCGCAGCGGCACCGTCCAGATCACGGTCGATCCGGATCGCGGGGATGGTGCCTTCGCCGCCGCCGAGCAGCTGCGCAGCGAGTTCGTGCTGCAGATCCAGGGCACGGTGCGCCAGCGGCCGGCCGACTCCCTCAACGAGCGCCTCGCCACCGGCGCAGTGGAGGTGCTGGCGGAAACGATCACCGTGCTGAACACGGTCAAGCGCACCCTGCCCTTTGCGGTCTCCGTCCACGACGACGAGAGCGTGCGCGAGGAGCTGCGCCTGCGTCACCGCTACCTGGACCTGCGCCGCGAGCGCATGAACGGCAACCTGCGCCTGCGCCACAAAACCATCCAGACCGCCCGCCAGTACCTGGAGGCCGAGGGCTTCATCGAGGTGGAAACCCCCGTGCTCACGCGCTCCACCCCCGAAGGCGCCCGCGACTACCTGGTGCCCTCGCGGGTCAACGGCGGCGAGTGGTTCGCCCTGCCCCAATCCCCCCAGCTGTTCAAGCAGCTGCTGATGGTGGGCGGCCTCGAGCGCTACTACCAGGTGGCCCGCTGCTTCCGCGATGAAGACCTGCGCGCCGATCGCCAGCCGGAATTCACCCAACTGGACATCGAGCTGAGCTTCACCACCCAGGAGCAGATCCTGGCGCTCAACGAGGGCCTGATCGCCGCGATCTGGAAGGCCGTCAAGGGCATCGAGCTGCCCCGGCCCTTCCCGCGGCTCACCTGGACGGAAGCGATGGAGCGCTACGGCACCGACCGGCCCGATACCCGCTACGGCCTGGAGCTCACCAACGTGAGCGACATCGTGGCCACGAGCGGCTTCAAGGTGTTCTCCGGCGCTGTGGCCGCCGGCGGGGCCGTGAAGTGCCTCGCGATTCCCGGCGGCAACGAGGCCCTCAGCAACGTGCGCATCAAGCCCGGCGGCGATGTGTTCGCTGAAGCCACCGCCGCCGGCGCCGGCGGCCTGGCCTTCATCCGGGTGCGCGAGGGCGGCGAGATCGACAGCATCGGCGCCATCAAGGACAACCTCTCAGAAGCGGGCAAGGCCGAACTGCTGCGCCGCACGGGCGCGGTGCCCGGCACCCTGCTGCTCTTCGGCGCCGGCGAGACCGCGACGGTGAACAAGGCCCTCGATCGAGTGCGCCAGTTCCTGGCCAAGGAGCTGGGCCTGGTGGCCGAAGGGCGCGCCAATGACACCTGGAACTTCCTCTGGGTGGTGGATTTCCCGATGTTCGAGTTCAACGCCGGCGAACACCGGCTCGAAGCCCTCCACCACCCCTTCTGCGCCCCCAACTCAGGCGATCTGGGCAACGATCCGGCCGCCTGGGCCGAGCGACTGCCAGGCGCCCGCGCCCAGGCCTACGACCTGGTGCTCAACGGGCTCGAACTCGGCGGCGGCTCCCTGCGCATCCACGATTCCGCCCTGCAGCGCCAGGTGCTGCAGACCATCGGCCTGCCTTTGGAGGAGGCGGAGCGTCAGTTCGGCTTCCTGATCGAAGCCCTCGACATGGGGGCCCCGCCCCACGGCGGCCTGGCCTTCGGGCTCGATCGGATCGTGATGCTGCTGGCCGGGGAAGAATCGATCCGCGACACGATCGCCTTCCCCAAGACCCAGCAGGCCCGCTGCCTGCTCACCGGCGCCCCCGCCGGCGTCGCGCCCCAGCAGCTGGCGGAGCTGCATGTGGCCAGCACCTGGGTGGATCCTCAATAG